The following proteins are encoded in a genomic region of Drosophila miranda strain MSH22 chromosome 4, D.miranda_PacBio2.1, whole genome shotgun sequence:
- the LOC108162062 gene encoding protein RCC2 homolog, which translates to MSAKRKAGGNGAGPNKRRPKKKESDYEDEFSDDSDDDAAHRQAAANQMEVLIPNDDLDPPSKLPEDLLSTLEKTPGQLLLAGMVTWDLTGKRDRKNVTKVRPNLYSFHRFTEEKYRYVASGPSAAHTILINMDRKALGFGRNPSGQLGFSPDVKLVEKPTIIPALEQLNIVQASVGRHHTLFLTDTGTVYALGENKSGQCGVGNAHANIYSPTPINYRGPPIIRIGCGAEFSVILDIKGNLHTFGLPEYGQLGHNTDAKYFVNANKLSFHFETSPKKVVLYIEKSKEGHVTPVDGVQIVDFACGNNHTVAIDSKKRVYSWGFGGFGRLGHAEPKDEMVPRLMKFYDTQGRGGRSVFCGSTFSLIVNELGLLYLFGQNKKTGEANMYPKPVQDLSGWNITDLGCANTSIMISADDTLIAWGASPTFGELGIGEFQKSSTVPKEVPKMDGIKIPQVTMGYSHTALLVDTTHEATKQKYEKLPEYTIDD; encoded by the exons ATGTCCGCTAAGCGCAAGGCAGGTGGCAATGGAGCTGGTCCCAACAAGAGGCGTCCCAAGAAGAAGGAGTCGGACTACGAGGATGAATTCAGCGATGACTCCGATGATGATGCCGCCCATCGGCAGGCGGCCGCCAACCAAATGGAGGTGCTCATACCGAACGATGATCTAGATCCGCCTAGCAAGCTGCCTGAGGACTTGCTCTCCACTCTGGAGAAGACGCCAGGACAGTTGCTGCTGGCCGGCATGGTTACCTGGGATCTGACCGGCAAACGTGATCGCAAAAATGTCACAAAAGTGCGCCCCAACTTGTACAGCTTTCATCGGTTTACAGAGGAGAAG TATCGGTATGTTGCCAGTGGTCCGAGTGCAGCCCACACCATACTCATCAATATGGATCGCAAGGCTCTCGGCTTTGGCCGAAATCCCAGCGGACAATTGGGCTTCAGTCCGGACGTAAAGCTGGTGGAGAAACCCACAATCATTCCGGCCTTGGAGCAATTGAACATTGTCCAGGCCTCTGTGGGACGCCATCATACACTCTTCCTGACCGACACAGGAACCGTGTACGCTCTTGGCGAGAACAAGTCGGGGCAGTGCGGTGTGGGCAATGCCCATGCCAATATCTACTCCCCCACTCCGATCAACTATCGGGGTCCACCCATCATTCGCATAGGTTGTGGCGCCGAGTTTTCGGTCATCTTGGATATCAAGGGAAACTTGCATACATTCGGTCTGCCGGAGTACGGACAGTTGGGTCACAATACGGATGCCAAGTACTTTGTAAATGCCAACAAGCTGTCATTTCACTTCGAGACATCGCCCAAGAAGGTAGTCTTGTACATTGAGAAGAGCAAGGAGGGCCATGTTACGCCCGTGGATGGCGTGCAGATCGTTGACTTTGCCTGCGGCAACAATCACACG GTGGCCATCGACTCGAAGAAACGTGTCTATAGCTGGGGCTTTGGCGGATTCGGTCGCCTGGGCCATGCCGAGCCCAAGGATGAGATGGTACCGCGCTTGATGAAGTTCTATGATACGCAGGGTCGGGGTGGGCGCAGCGTCTTTTGTGGCTCCACATTCAGCTTGATTGTCAACGAGCTGGGTCTGCTCTATCTCTTTGGCCAAAACAAGAAGACGGGCGAGGCCAACATGTATCCGAAGCCCGTACAAGACTTGTCCGGCTGGAACATCACCGATCTTGGCTGTGCCAATACATCTATCATGATTTCGGCTGACGACACATTGATTGCCTGGGGAGCTTCGCCCACATTTGGGGAGCTGGGCATTGGAGAGTTCCAGAAGTCCTCGACGGTGCCCAAGGAGGTGCCGAAGATGGACGGCATTAAAATACCTCAAGTGACTATGGGCTACTCGCACACCGCCCTGCTGGTGGATACCACACACGAGGCCACCAAGCAGAAGTACGAAAAGCTGCCCGAGTACACCATCGACGATTAG
- the LOC108162063 gene encoding protein ALP1-like, whose amino-acid sequence MNVRKTFLLNFFLDDGLEANLLHQAAQLVSLEGTLTQHVAVKETVKEEAEEEDEQENMDSVRKMDDQFKERFRMQRSTFETLLQVVGRAIAGAEQYQPIGSVSLPEKLLYTLMLLGGGISFRDAGEIYSISKSSGHEIFKWVTSAFSALMPCYVQWPKYGAAGVGSSSISKLPGVLGVIEECRIPLKLPIRIDDDNPKQYPALTLQAVCDAQSRFLDVYVDAPNDDQHCILLASPLFEKLIDTQTPLMAEHRHIVGDKTYPLLLNLMTPYVGELTPCHAQYNLAIRLWNAPAERALATLISRFKRLDSLDVSSLELGTTVISAACMLHNFILDSGAEDMEDDILAFDMLPENHKKIPYDEHGLLDLENIMAVEEKRDRLIAGFINNT is encoded by the exons ATGAACGTCCGGAAAACATTTTTGTTAAATTTCTTTTTGGACGATGGATTGGAGGCCAATCTGCTGCATCAGGCTGCCCAGCTAGTCTCCCTCGAAGGCACTTTGACGCAGCACGTGGCCGTGAAGGAAACCGTAAAGGAGGAGGCCGAAGAAGAAGACGAACAGGAAAATATGGATTCGGTGCGGAAAATGGATGATCAATTTAAGGAGCgttttcgcatgcagcgctcGACCTTTGAG ACACTGCTGCAGGTGGTGGGTCGAGCTATTGCGGGAGCGGAACAGTATCAGCCCATCGGAAGCGTTTCCCTGCCGGAAAAGTTGCTGTACACTTTGATGCTACTCGGTGGCGGCATCTCGTTTCGGGACGCTGGCGAGATTTATTCCATATCCAAGAGCTCTGGACATGAGATTTTCAAATGGGTCACGTCTGCCTTTTCCGCACTAATGCCGTGCTACGTTCAATGGCCAAAATATGGAGCAGCAGGAGTCGGTAGTTCTTCTATAAGCAAACTTCCCGGCGTTCTGGGCGTCATCGAGGAGTGTCGCATACCCCTGAAGTTGCCCATACGCATTGACGACGACAATCCGAAACAATACCCGGCTTTGACCCTTCAGGCTGTCTGCGATGCGCAAAGTCGATTTCTCGACGTCTACGTCGATGCACCCAATGATGATCAGCACTGCATTCTGCTTGCCAGTCCCCTCTTCGAGAAACTCATTGACACGCAGACGCCGCTGATGGCAGAACACAGACACATTGTGGGGGACAAAACGTACCCACTCCTGCTGAATCTGATGACGCCCTACGTTGGAGAACTAACGCCTTGCCACGCCCAGTACAATCTGGCCATACGCTTGTGGAATGCTCCAGCGGAGCGAGCTTTGGCGACACTCATATCGCGCTTCAAACGTCTGGACTCTCTGGATGTGTCGTCATTGGAATTGGGCACTACTGTTATCTCCGCCGCATGCATGCTACACAATTTTATATTGGACTCGGGTGCGGAGGACATGGAAGATGACATACTGGCTTTTGATATGCTGCCGGAAAACCACAAGAAAATCCCCTATGATGAGCATGGGCTTCTCGATTTGGAGAATATCATGGCGGTAGAAGAGAAACGCGATCGCTTAATAGCTGGTTTTATTAATAATACTTAA
- the LOC108162064 gene encoding sesquipedalian-1, which produces MKINEKNLSVFARTPPYDIEGFLNKRGEVNKAFQRRYFVLKGNLLFYFEARTDKEPLGLIIVEGCTIELSNEVDNYCFEIAFNGSRTYILAAEDQESMETWMKALTCAGYEYKRIIVAELQRQLQEIEDSKNKMLGNVGESSQNAITGSKPKPPPRRTNPFNRPAPPPPESALRSGVVMSPLPFVNGYFGSSNARLQQEQLVIKQDGNGNGSPHGTPKAHRRPAPQPVTSAFYIDHQSSETAGRPTVLPRNANNNHIDSAEQKRRQAKAKEDFNRNHEHFRKELMPGIVAYRATQKQPLIQF; this is translated from the exons ATGAAGATAAACGAGAAGAATTTGTCCGTGTTTGCGAGAACGCCGCCATACGATATCGAAG GGTTCTTGAATAAGCGGGGCGAGGTCAACAAAGCATTTCAACGGAGGTACTTTGTGCTGAAGGGCAATTTGCTGTTCTATTTCGAAGCTCGGACGGATAAGGAGCCTCTGGGCCTAATTATCGTAGAGGGATGCACCATAGAACTGTCCAATGAAGTGGACAACTACTGCTTCGAGATAGCCTTCAATGGCAGTCGCACCTACATCCTCGCAGCCGAAGATCAGGAGAGCATGGAGACATGGATGAAGGCACTGACCTGTGCCGGCTATGAGTACAAACGGATAATTGTGGCAGAGCTGCAGAGGCAGCTGCAGGAGATTGAGGACTCAAAAAATA AGATGCTCGGGAACGTGGGTGAGAGTTCGCAGAATGCCATAACTGGATCCAAGCCCAAACCTCCGCCCAGGCGCACAAATCCATTCAATCGTCCAGCGCCGCCACCGCCCGAAAGTGCACTGCGGAGCGGAGTAGTCATGTCGCCTTTGCCATTTGTCAATGGGTACTTTGGCTCCAGCAATGCGCGactgcagcaggagcagctcgtGATTAAGCAAG ATGGCAATGGGAACGGAAGTCCACATGGTACGCCCAAGGCGCACCGCCGTCCGGCACCTCAACCTGTGACCAGTGCCTTTTACATCGATCATCAGAGCTCGGAAACGGCTGGCAGACCTACAGTATTACCGCGCAACGCCAACAACAATCACATCGACAGCGCAGAGCAAAAGAGGCGACAGGCCAAGGCCAAGGAggatttcaacagaaaccaTGAGCATTTTCGCAAGGAATTGATGCCCGGAATAGTGGCTTATCGGGCCACCCAAAAGCAACCGCTCATACAATTCTGA
- the LOC108162066 gene encoding uncharacterized protein LOC108162066: protein MSYLLTEIALEMLGYKFYDTNGTFHLTNFQANTAQPDTNPNEPSLEELIYSDEPQKGNETSTKGKKKVPAASTSKGLSAESAPMHLNNRRTPARALAKIMDYESDKICNQIRSRLAKSITKRNAANNETLLLECFKDETKIIQEDAIEIQKFRSYLENRLLLVDKRPYEKYTKTFGPE from the coding sequence ATGTCGTACTTGCTCACCGAAATAGCATTGGAAATGCTGGGCTACAAGTTCTACGACACCAATGGGACGTTTCATCTGACCAATTTTCAAGCGAATACGGCCCAGCCAGACACCAATCCCAATGAGCCTTCGTTGGAAGAATTAATTTACTCCGATGAACCGCAAAAGGGCAATGAGACATCTACTAAAGGCAAAAAAAAGGTGCCAGCTGCCTCCACAAGCAAGGGTCTTTCTGCTGAAAGTGCTCCGATGCATCTCAATAATCGACGCACGCCGGCTCGAGCCCTGGCCAAGATCATGGACTACGAAAGTGACAAAATTTGCAACCAAATCCGTTCGCGTCTGGCCAAGTCGATCACCAAGCGCAATGCTGCCAACAACGAGACGTTGCTGCTAGAGTGCTTCAAGGATGAGACGAAAATTATCCAGGAGGATGCGATTGAAATACAAAAGTTCCGCTCGTACCTGGAGAATCGTCTTCTACTAGTCGACAAGCGTCCGTACGAAAAATACACCAAGACTTTCGGTCCAGAGTGA
- the LOC108162065 gene encoding protein slowmo, which yields MKIWTSEHIFNHPWETVTQAAWRKYPNPMTPSIIGTDVVERQVIDGVLHTHRLVQSKWYFPKWTHALIGTAKSCFASERSTVDPKTRQMVLKTNNLTFCRNISVDEVLYYEPHPADASKTLLKQEATVTVHGVPLSHYMEDLLTSTISSNAGKGRQGLEWVIGLINTEVKGIAESAARGTDELIFTTRRSIDEVTESARKGMDEISVQASKAAKAMHIT from the coding sequence ATGAAAATCTGGACGTCGGAACACATATTCAACCACCCATGGGAGACGGTTACACAGGCGGCATGGCGGAAATATCCCAATCCCATGACGCCCTCAATAATTGGGACTGACGTTGTCGAGCGTCAAGTCATCGACGGCGTTCTGCACACACATCGCCTTGTTCAATCGAAATGGTATTTCCCGAAGTGGACGCACGCGCTGATAGGCACCGCCAAGTCGTGCTTTGCCAGCGAACGCTCGACGGTGGATCCAAAAACCAGGCAGATGGTGCTGAAGACAAATAATCTCACATTCTGCCGGAACATTAGCGTCGACGAGGTACTTTACTACGAACCACATCCCGCAGATGCCAGCAAAACGCTGCTGAAACAGGAGGCCACAGTAACTGTCCACGGCGTGCCGCTATCGCACTACATGGAAGACTTACTCACATCCACGATTAGCTCAAACGCTGGCAAGGGACGCCAAGGCTTGGAATGGGTGATCGGACTGATCAACACTGAGGTTAAAGGCATTGCTGAGTCAGCCGCACGGGGCACAGATGAGCTGATATTCACTACGAGGCGCTCCATTGACGAAGTCACAGAAAGTGCCAGAAAGGGCATGGATGAGATCAGCGTGCAGGCATCCAAGGCGGCAAAAGCGATGCACATAACATAG
- the LOC108162060 gene encoding phosphoribosylformylglycinamidine synthase: protein MVILRYYDVKAYDEAEQLSVLRHVQMEDPSVISVQMERCYHLEYTTELNHSMTLDELLIWLVKQPMDSGKSLTKQPILKVTNNERQLLLEIGPRFNFSTPYSTNCVNIFHNLGYTEVQRVESSTRYLLTFGYDGPRELSKYVLMLGDRMTHCLYTAENTPKWSFDEQLPISQADWHFVPVLEQGRAALQKINQELGLAFNDYDLDYYHDLFGKTLKRNPTTVELFDCAQSNSEHSRHWFFRGRMVIDGEEQPKSLIRMIMDTQEHTNPNNTIKFSDNSSAMQGFKHDTLQPSTVSSPGPVRLATVQSDLIFTAETHNMPTAVAPFSGATTGTGGRLRDVQGVGRGGIPIAGTAGYCVGALHIPGYKQPYETSAFIYPSTFASPLQILIEASNGASDYGNKFGEPVISGFALSYGLKNAADASQRDEYVKPIMFSGGLGTMPASMREKLPPARGQLLAKIGGPVYRIGVGGGAASSVEVQGSGDAELDFNAVQRGDAEMENKLNRVVRACLEMGERNPILAIHDQGAGGNGNVLKELVEPGFAGAIIFSKEFQLGDPTITALELWGAEYQENNAILCKAEHRGVLERICKRERCPISFVGVVTGDGRVTLVEEEAPKDMEEALSAVRGKPAPFDLELKHVLGDMPKRTYDLTRKATRLQDLDLPKDVRLDEALERVLSLVAVGSKRFLTNKVDRCVGGLIAQQQCVGPLQAPLADYALTTVSHFSTSGIATSIGTQPLKGLLDPAAMARMSVAEALSNLVFVKISELADVKCSGNWMWAAKLPGEGAKMYVACQELCQILEELHIAIDGGKDSLSMAAKVGGATIKSPGTLVISTYAPCPDVKIKATPDLKGPAAGKNTVLLWINIEGCLRLGGSALAQAYSQQGKESPNLVKSDVLALAFAVTQSLLGQGRILAGHDISDGGLLVCLIEMAIGGLSGLEVDIAEPMSKLEKYDVAAVKIERPELALLFAEECGWVVELLESDLKTVRSIYNDAGVPNYYLGATKGFGLDSRVLIKQGDDQLLGQPLRQLYRQWECTSYELEKLQSNSICAQAEYDSLDYRHAPQYKGPANLSSELALARSSQKIRVAVIREEGVNSEREMMACLLKANFEVHDVTMSDLIGGSATLSQYRGVIFPGGFSYADTLGSAKGWAANILHSRLLQPQFEAFKQRQDVFSLGICNGCQLMTLIGFVGRPAGSSAGVDPDVALLHNRSQRFECRWSTVKIPANRSIMMANMEDLVLGCWVAHGEGRFAFRTEKLIDQLQAEQLVTLQYVDDVGSPTELYPMNPNGSPQGIAGLCSPDGRHLALMPHPERCSTMYQWPYVPPGFEVAATQDESPWQLMFNNAYNWCVKSNDH from the exons ATGGTCATTCTACGCTACTACGATGTGAAGGCCTACGATGAAGCCGAGCAGCTGAGTGTTCTTCGGCATGTACAGATGGAGGATCCCAGTGTGATTTCCGTTCAAATGGAACGTTGCTATCACCTGGAGTACACTACTGAGCTGAACCACTCCATGACGCTGGATGAGCTGCTCATCTGGCTGGTCAAGCAGCCCATGGACAGTGGCAAGAGTCTAACCAAGCAGCCCATCTTGAAGGTGACCAATAATGAGCGGCAACTTCTCTTGGAGATTGGTCCCCGTTTCAACTTCTCCACGCCATATTCAACAAACTGTGTGAACATCTTCCACAATCTCGGCTACACCGAGGTGCAACGCGTGGAATCCTCGACCCGTTATCTGCTGACCTTTGGCTACGATGGGCCAAGGGAGCTGTCCAAGTATGTGCTGATGCTGGGAGATCGCATGACACACTGTCTGTACACAGCGGAGAATACTCCTAAATGGAGCTTTGACGAACAGCTACCAATTTCGCAGGCAGACTGGCACTTTGTTCCCGTCCTGGAGCAGGGTCGAGCCGCTCTGCAGAAAATTAACCAGGAGCTTGGTTTGGCCTTTAACGATTACGATTTGGACTACTATCACGATCTTTTCGGCAAGACCCTGAAGAGGAATCCCACCACTGTGGAGCTGTTTGACTGTGCCCAGAGCAACAGCGAGCACTCCAGGCACTGGTTCTTTCGCGGTCGCATGGTGATTGACGGCGAGGAACAGCCAAAGTCCCTGATACGTATGATAATGGACACACAGGAGCACACGAATCCCAACAACACAATCAAATTTAGCGACAACAGCAGCGCCATGCAGGGCTTCAAGCACGACACCCTGCAGCCATCCACAGTTTCatctccaggaccggttcgtCTGGCGACTGTCCAATCGGACCTTATCTTCACAGCAGAGACACACAACATGCCCACGGCTGTGGCGCCATTCAGTGGAGCTACCACTGGCACAGGCGGTCGACTGCGCGACGTACAAGGCGTGGGTAGAGGAGGTATTCCCATTGCTGGAACCGCCGGCTATTGCGTGGGTGCACTTCACATTCCTG GTTATAAGCAGCCCTACGAGACTTCGGCCTTTATATATCCGTCTACGTTTGCGTCACCGCTCCAGATCCTCATCGAGGCCAGTAATGGAGCCTCCGACTATGGCAACAAGTTCGGGGAGCCTGTGATTTCTGGCTTCGCTCTATCTTATGGCCTCAAGAATGCTGCAGATGCCAGCCAGCGGGATGAGTATGTGAAGCCGATCATGTTCAGCGGCGGACTGGGCACCATGCCCGCCTCTATGCGTGAGAAGCTGCCGCCAGCTCGCGGCCAACTGTTGGCCAAGATCGGAGGACCGGTCTATAGGATCGGTGTCGGCGGCGGTGCGGCGAGCTCGGTGGAGGTTCAGGGCTCCGGAGACGCCGAATTGGATTTCAATGCCGTGCAGCGAGGTGATGCCGAAATGGAAAACAAGCTGAATCGCGTCGTGCGTGCCTGTCTTGAGATGGGCGAGCGTAATCCCATTCTGGCCATACACGATCAGGGAGCCGGCGGTAACGGCAATGTGCTGAAAGAGCTTGTGGAGCCAGGTTTCGCTGGAGCCATTATCTTCTCAAAGGAATTTCAGTTGGGTGATCCCACCATTACGGCCCTGGAGCTTTGGGGTGCCGAGTACCAGGAGAACAATGCCATCCTCTGCAAAGCAGAGCACCGGGGGGTCTTGGAAAGGATTTGCAAACGTGAACGCTGCCCCATTAGCTTTGTAGGCGTGGTGACGGGCGATGGACGTGTCACATTGGTGGAAGAGGAGGCTCCAAAGGATATGGAAGAGGCTCTCTCTGCCGTAAGAGGCAAACCAGCTCCATTTGACTTGGAACTGAAGCACGTCCTGGGTGACATGCCCAAGAGGACATATGATTTGACCCGGAAGGCGACACGACTGCAGGATCTGGATCTTCCCAAGGATGTACGCTTGGACGAAGCCCTGGAAAGGGTACTCAGTTTGGTTGCGGTGGGCAGCAAACGCTTCCTAACCAACAAAGTGGATCGCTGTGTCGGCGGATTGATAGCTCAGCAGCAGTGTGTGGGTCCCCTGCAGGCCCCACTGGCCGACTACGCCCTGACCACTGTGTCCCACTTCAGCACTTCGGGCATCGCCACCTCCATAGGCACACAGCCTCTCAAGGGACTTCTCGATCCTGCTGCCATGGCCAGAATGAGTGTGGCCGAGGCTCTGAGTAACCTCGTATTTGTGAAGATAAGCGAACTGGCGGACGTCAAGTGCTCTGGCAACTGGATGTGGGCTGCAAAGTTGCCCGGCGAGGGAGCCAAAATGTACGTTGCCTGCCAGGAGCTCTGCCAGATTCTTGAGGAGCTGCACATAGCCATCGATGGCGGTAAGGACTCCTTGTCCATGGCTGCCAAAGTGGGCGGAGCGACAATTAAATCTCCTGGCACTCTGGTCATATCCACCTACGCTCCTTGTCCCGATGTGAAGATAAAAGCCACTCCCGACCTCAAGGGTCCCGCGGCGGGCAAGAACACAGTGCTGCTGTGGATCAACATTGAAGGATGCCTCCGACTGGGGGGCTCTGCTCTGGCACAAGCCTACTCACAGCAGGGCAAGGAATCGCCGAACCTGGTGAAGAGTGATGTCCTGGCCCTGGCCTTTGCTGTTACTCAATCATTGCTAGGACAAGGTCGCATCCTGGCTGGTCATGATATCAGCGATGGAGGTCTTCTCGTATGCCTCATAGAGATGGCCATTGGAGGATTGAGTGGTCTGGAAGTGGACATAGCCGAACCGATGTCGAAGCTTGAGAAATACGATGTGGCTGCTGTGAAGATTGAACGGCCTGAGCTGGCTCTGCTCTTTGCCGAGGAATGTGGTTGGGTAGTGGAGCTCCTGGAGTCGGATTTGAAGACCGTTCGTTCCATCTACAATGACGCTGGAGTGCCCAACTATTATCTGGGTGCCACCAAAGGATTTGGCCTCGATTCCAGAGTATTAATTAAACAGGGAGACGATCAATTGCTGGGTCAACCTCTGCGCCAGCTATACCGACAGTGGGAATGCACCAGCTACGAGCTGGAAAAACTTCAGTCCAACTCGATTTGTGCCCAGGCGGAATACGATAGCCTGGACTATCGTCACGCGCCGCAGTACAAGGGACCCGCGAATCTGAGCTCCGAGCTGGCTCTAGCCCGTTCTTCCCAGAAGATTCGCGTGGCTGTCATACGGGAGGAGGGCGTGAACAGTGAACGTGAAATGATGGCCTGTCTGCTGAAGGCTAACTTCGAGGTACATGATGTCACCATGTCAGATCTTATAGGAG GTTCCGCCACCTTGTCTCAATATCGAGGTGTGATTTTTCCTGGAGGTTTCAGCTATGCTGATACTTTGGGCTCTGCCAAGGGCTGGGCCGCCAACATTCTGCACAGTCGTCTGCTCCAGCCCCAGTTCGAAGCCTTCAAGCAGCGACAGGACGTCTTCTCCTTGGGCATTTGCAATGGCTGTCAGTTGATGACATTAATTGGCTTTGTGGGCCGTCCAGCAGGCAGCTCGGCTGGCGTAGATCCCGATGTGGCCTTGCTGCACAATCGTTCACAGCGATTTGAGTGCCGCTGGTCTACCGTTAAGATACCAGCCAATCGCTCAATCATGATGGCCAACATGGAGGATCTGGTACTGGGCTGTTGGGTGGCCCATGGCGAAGGACGCTTTGCCTTCCGCACAGAGAAGCTGATAGACCAACTGCAGGCAGAGCAGCTGGTGACACTTCAGTATGTGGATGATGTTGGTTCACCCACGGAACTGTATCCGATGAATCCCAATGGCAGTCCCCAGGGCATTGCAGGTCTCTGCTCACCGGATGGTCGCCATCTGGCATTGATGCCACATCCCGAACGTTGCAGCACCATGTACCAGTGGCCGTATGTTCCTCCTGGCTTCGAGGTGGCTGCCACACAGGACGAGAGCCCATGGCAGCTAATGTTCAACAATGCCTACAATTGGTGTGTCAAGTCAAACGATCATTAA